From Lolium perenne isolate Kyuss_39 chromosome 5, Kyuss_2.0, whole genome shotgun sequence, a single genomic window includes:
- the LOC127300102 gene encoding uncharacterized protein, protein MVKKTSSWSQVVSGRPTNLSVASRNLQLQDLGAVIFGCTNSTIAECHARQLFGLPRSHLSYVQNIKEGLPLFLFNYDDRRLHGIYEAAANGKYCPESNAWTHNGNEKTNYPAQVAMRVRTWCVPLEESKFRDAIIGNYYQKLTSIYGQKTQKPHFFRFELDHAQTRALMAMFTPSSSPIKFWTPPVAQTGGDHVREPTPPPVWVQKVEGDNELKSEKVLVSYADMVKQNKFETEGVGTGDVDDGWNNQLKTEKGFVSYADMVKQNKFEVERVGMGDVDNGHANSSKESSNGFDDLDCKETPPEWEDHALFNKEVEVQQQQQSAQLDTELSFTLVLEKLKALSVQQLSSDSYANGAGTEVIDPYSCKDMQEIKGAFLEGYSTLPENLDTEVDQLAWGHSCLLLQGLDYESCSEAKLIDVVKELSDRIEAMEKKQVKSNKEVKDLQGVNDRLLKRVVELKNTVKNLNSKIDPLSLDDSLNQFVEECLGSEDVIYLIGGFDGISFLPSLDSFSPSLDILTPLKQMTVGKSYTSTVALDGKIFVLGGGDGASWFDTVDCYDPTRDDWIPCPALTSEKGSLAGVSLYGKIYAFGGGDGIGCFSEVEVFDPAQGKWIKSQPMLEKRFALAGAELNGAIYAVGGFNGIQYLSSAERLDPREPNWKMLPAMSTGRGCHTVAVLDEKIYTIGGYDGDAGAMTATVEFYEPRMPSWVVVEPMNYTRGYHASAVLGGSIFTFGGVKGEADTILDVVERYKEGCGWVNTGMKSIGQRCYCSAIVL, encoded by the exons ATGGTCAAGAAGACATCTTCATGGAGCCAGGTTGTCAGTGGCAGGCCAACAAACCTCTCTGTTGCTTCAAGAAATCTCCAACTGCAGGATCTTGGAGCTGTAATATTCGGCTGCACAAACAGTACCATTGCTGAGTGCCACGCACGCCAACTTTTTG GCTTGCCAAGATCACATCTCTCTTATGTACAGAACATCAAGGAAGGGTTACCTCTGTTCTTGTTCAATTATGATGATCGCAGATTGCATGGTATCTATGAAGCTGCAGCCAATGGAAAATACTGTCCTGAATCAAATGCATGGACACATAATGGAAACGAGAAGACAAACTATCCTGCTCAG GTTGCAATGCGGGTCAGAACGTGGTGTGTTCCACTAGAAGAAAGCAAATTCAGGGATGCTATTATAGGCAATTATTACCAGAAGTTGACCAGTATCTATGGCCAGAAGACCCAGAAGCCTCACTTTTTCCGGTTTGAATTGGATCATGCGCAAACACGTGCTTTAATGGCCATGTTTACTCCTTCATCTTCTCCCATCAAGTTCTGGACGCCTCCTGTTGCACAAACAGGTGGTGACCATGTGAGGGAACCAACACCACCTCCTGTGTGGGTGCAAAAAGTTGAGGGTGACAATGAGCTCAAATCAGAAAAGGTTTTAGTGTCATATGCAGATATGGTAAAGCAGAACAAGTTTGAGACTGAGGGAGTTGGAACAGGAGATGTGGACGATGGATGGAACAATCAGCTCAAAACAGAAAAGGGTTTTGTGTCATATGCAGATATGGTAAAGCAGAACAAGTTTGAGGTAGAGAGAGTTGGAATGGGAGATGTTGACAACGGGCATGCCAACTCAAGCAAAGAATCTTCTAATGGCTTCGATGATCTTGATTGCAAAGAGACACCCCCAGAGTGGGAGGATCATGCACTGTTCAATAAGGAGGTTGAAgtgcaacagcaacaacaatctGCCCAGCTGGATACTGAGCTTAGCTTCACGTTGGTATTAGAGAAACTCAAGGCTCTATCAGTCCAGCAGCTTAGTTCTGATTCGTATGCCAATGGAGCTGGAACTGAAGTCATCGATCCATATAGCTGCAAGGACATGCAAGAAATTAAAGGTGCATTTCTTGAGGGATACTCTACTTTGCCAGAAAACTTAGATACCGAAGTGGATCAACTTGCTTGGGGGCATTCATGTTTGCTACTCCAAGGATTGGACTATGAATCATGTTCAGAAGCTAAG TTGATAGATGTGGTCAAAGAGCTATCTGACCGAATAGAGGCGATGGAGAAGAAACAG GTTAAGTCCAATAAAGAAGTAAAAGACCTACAAGGAGTGAATGACAGGTTACTGAAAAGAGTTGTTGAGCTAAAGAACACGGTGAAGAATTTGAACTCGAAAATAGATCCTTTATCTCTAGATGATTCACTAAACCAGTTTGTTGAAGAATGTCTGGGTTCAGAAGATGTCATTTATCTCATTGGTGGTTTTGATGGCATTTCATTTCTGCCATCATTAGACTCCTTCTCACCCTCCTTGGACATACTAACACCTCTTAAACAAATGACTGTTGGGAAGTCCTATACCTCCACTGTTGCATTAGATGGCAAAATATTTGTTCTTGGTGGTGGTGATGGCGCTTCCTGGTTTGATACAG TTGATTGTTATGACCCAACACGTGATGATTGGATCCCATGCCCAGCGCTGACTAGTGAAAAGGGCAGCCTCGCTGGAGTTAGCTTGTATGGGAAAATTTATGCATTTGGTGGTGGAGATGGTATTGGCTGTTTTTCTGAGGTTGAGGTGTTTGATCCAGCTCAGGGAAAGTGGATAAAGAGTCAGCCTATGCTAGAAAAG CGCTTTGCTCTAGCAGGTGCAGAACTTAATGGTGCTATTTATGCAGTTGGAGGTTTCAATGGCATTCAGTATCTGAG CTCTGCGGAGAGACTTGATCCTAGGGAGCCTAATTGGAAAATGCTCCCAGCAATGAGTACAGGAAGAGGTTGCCATACGGTAGCAGTGCTTGATGAGAAGAT ATACACAATTGGTGGTTATGATGGTGATGCTGGAGCAATGACGGCCACCGTTGAGTTCTACGAGCCAAGAATGCCATCTTGGGTGGTGGTCGAACCAATGAACTACACTCGAGGGTACCATGCTTCAGCTGTGCTTGGTGGCTCTATATTCACTTTCGGTGGGGTCAAAGGTGAAGCAGATACAATCTTGGATGTG GTGGAGCGCTACAAGGAAGGCTGTGGCTGGGTGAATACTGGGATGAAGTCAATTGGACAGAGATGCTACTGTTCTGCCATTGTTCTCTGA
- the LOC127300101 gene encoding uncharacterized protein produces MAVGETAPAAEEVKLSISGAALAALLHRCGAATGDCDGLLFGRAARPPAPPPSLSDYDDHAAELSAPPMSITVSGHSSLSQPSSLTSPLGRHHPLPPSSPPPLGFFSSRRRAPLRPSMRELSLACSLSKTLQPLAHPLVFILVSPSASRDLSTHSFDYRAYLLLGSRLVPASLTVVNVGPGFRDQYHTFAPQSPFPLLPPQAPQGGDGHSIGEQKAADAMVEGFGLGRLQELVGAAAGQAAEMDGMYAGMLRSLEKLAREVEKSNHRVLDQEKRNMLLRHRSAGLE; encoded by the exons ATGGCCGTCGGCGAGACCGCTCCGGCGGCAGAGGAGGTCAAGCTCTCAATCTCCGGCGCCGCCCTTGCGGCGCTCCTCCACCGCTGCGGGGCTGCCACGGGCGACTGCGACGGCCTCCTATTCGGCCGCGCCGCTCGCCCGCCGGCCCCTCCCCCCTCCCTCTCCGACTACGACGACCACGCCGCCGAGCTCTCAGCCCCGCCCATGTCCATCACCGTCTCCGGCCACTCCTCCCTCTCCCAACCCTCCTCCCTCACCAGCCCCCTCGGCCGCCACCACCCACTACCCCCCTCCTCGCCGCCCCCGCTCGGTTTCTtctcctcccgccgccgcgccCCTCTCCGCCCCTCCATGCGCGAGCTGTCGCTCGCGTGCTCCCTCTCCAAAACCCTACAGCCCCTCGCCCACCCGCTCGTCTTCATCCTCGTCTCCCCCTCCGCCTCCCGCGACCTCTCCACCCACTCCTTCGACTACCGCGCCTACCTCCTCCTCGGATCCCGGCTCGTCCCGGCCTCCCTCACCGTCGTCAACGTCGGCCCCGGGTTCCGGGACCAGTACCACACCTTCGCTCCTCAGTCACCCTTCCCTTTGCTGCCGCCACAAGCGCCCCAAGGAGGGGATGGTCACAGCATCGGAGAGCAGAAGGCAGCAGACGCGATGGTTGAGGGGTTTGGGCTGGGGAGGCTGCAAGAGCTCGTTGGCGCTGCGGCCGGGCAGGCGGCGGAGATGGATGGCATGTATGCCGGGATGCTCCGGAGCCTGGAGAAGCTAGCAAGGGAGGTGGAGAAGAGTAATCACCGCGTGCTCGATCAG GAAAAGCGGAACATGCTGCTGAGGCACAGGTCAGCGGGACTGGAATGA